The Pseudoalteromonas translucida KMM 520 genome has a window encoding:
- a CDS encoding DUF2982 domain-containing protein — translation MQIKYRAQGAKHGIEVLIVGAIGLLFIMLFNLLRPGEISILEIFLVSLCIAAITIGFFKTQEPFYSLVLTAEQLTYQHKYGVWHLAHSNFKSSGIPKVAVGLEHLDLNVVGIKVNDMDEFLTSLAPRIAGKLLIEQRHLFMQLIQKNCINGDCPSEWLVEDTQYRSKNGISYNGLIAMFANRAKHLQLLTGYDLLLPASVLDRNIWEFSANLNTWQREPLKFIASQISN, via the coding sequence ATGCAAATTAAGTATCGTGCGCAGGGAGCTAAACATGGCATAGAAGTGTTAATTGTTGGTGCCATTGGTTTGTTGTTTATTATGCTGTTTAATTTATTACGTCCTGGCGAAATTAGCATTTTAGAAATTTTTTTAGTTAGTTTGTGTATTGCTGCAATAACAATTGGTTTTTTTAAAACCCAAGAGCCATTTTATAGTTTAGTGTTAACCGCTGAGCAGTTAACTTATCAGCACAAATATGGTGTTTGGCATTTAGCTCATAGCAATTTTAAATCAAGCGGTATACCCAAGGTAGCAGTAGGGCTTGAGCACTTAGATCTTAATGTGGTGGGAATTAAGGTAAACGACATGGATGAGTTTTTAACGAGTTTAGCCCCTAGAATCGCAGGGAAATTATTGATCGAGCAGCGTCATTTATTTATGCAACTAATTCAAAAGAATTGCATAAATGGCGATTGCCCATCAGAATGGCTGGTAGAGGATACACAATATAGATCTAAAAATGGAATTAGCTATAATGGGTTAATAGCAATGTTTGCCAACAGGGCAAAGCATTTGCAGTTACTAACAGGCTATGATCTATTATTACCAGCGAGTGTATTAGACAGAAATATTTGGGAGTTTAGTGCTAACTTAAATACATGGCAGCGCGAACCCCTTAAATTTATAGCGTCGCAAATAAGTAATTAA
- the msrA gene encoding peptide-methionine (S)-S-oxide reductase MsrA, whose amino-acid sequence MSSTTQVATFGGGCFWCIDAAFRRVNGVLNVSSGYTGGNTDTPTYKSVCSGTSGHAEVVQIEFDDTIISFEVLLAMFFTLHDATQLNRQGNDIGTQYRSVVYYHNQTQLTLTNAVIAQLQSHVSEPIVTEVSPATTYYPAEHYHQDYYNENPNQGYCSILIAPKLHKFETEFKEFLTG is encoded by the coding sequence ATGAGTTCAACAACGCAAGTTGCTACCTTTGGTGGCGGCTGTTTTTGGTGTATAGACGCCGCATTTAGACGAGTAAACGGCGTATTAAATGTAAGCTCAGGTTACACAGGTGGCAACACAGACACTCCTACCTATAAATCAGTATGCTCAGGCACTAGCGGCCATGCAGAAGTAGTGCAAATTGAATTTGACGACACTATTATTAGTTTTGAAGTATTATTGGCAATGTTCTTTACTTTGCACGACGCTACCCAGCTCAACCGCCAAGGTAACGATATAGGCACGCAATACCGCAGTGTTGTGTATTATCACAATCAAACACAACTAACACTTACTAACGCGGTGATCGCTCAATTACAAAGCCATGTAAGCGAGCCGATAGTAACCGAAGTTAGCCCTGCCACCACGTATTATCCGGCAGAGCATTACCACCAAGACTATTACAACGAAAATCCAAACCAAGGCTATTGCAGTATTTTAATCGCCCCTAAACTACATAAATTCGAAACCGAATTTAAAGAGTTTTTAACTGGTTAA
- a CDS encoding DUF1566 domain-containing protein yields the protein MRAIALIPLLSCGLLVACGGGGGSDDGDNIQTSVFAGNDLQIIEKTDFTITAKGSPTEGTFTWQRVSGPIVDGFPLDGAVQTITAPDVKADSELVLRVSYQTAGGGLVNDDISIFITSNNQLPQAVITQTAPQVLPSVYNDTVTLSAADSTDPDTNGQINSYLWQLISGPALNINSFTNSTLSFSHPLLENHTNLKWSLTVTDDEGGESTSEYDMTLNKTAQVVIANAGADQQVNEFDKVTLDASNSAAATSTYKCDWQQLTGKAETLANSNQCITTFYASDIDTNATLSFEVMVTDSKGRTANDSVFVDVAPKALGLINDTGVGECYNNTQRINCVSKDFPNQDAELGRDSFANRLAKVGQGNLAFDYTKLNEFADEVADDAQNFSCIRDNVTGLVWEVKSPASGVVPNTTLRDGQNHYTWYLTESAIPQVGGARGAANSSCPSNTDCGLQSYIQEVNALDFCGGTNWRVPTYTELLSLVDYGKQGQNVLIDESIFPNMPAVSLLGHLRYWTSQTAVDGTSLSQAYIIDMSDGNDLAYPKSNTAYVRLVRSR from the coding sequence ATGAGAGCAATTGCGTTAATCCCGTTATTGTCGTGTGGACTATTGGTTGCATGCGGAGGTGGGGGGGGCTCTGATGATGGTGATAACATTCAAACTTCTGTATTTGCAGGTAACGATTTGCAAATTATTGAAAAAACCGATTTTACTATTACTGCAAAAGGCTCACCCACCGAGGGTACGTTTACTTGGCAGCGCGTAAGCGGCCCCATTGTTGATGGGTTTCCGCTCGATGGCGCAGTGCAAACCATTACCGCACCAGATGTAAAAGCAGACAGCGAACTGGTGCTCAGAGTAAGCTACCAAACAGCTGGTGGTGGCTTAGTAAATGACGATATTAGTATTTTTATTACTTCAAACAATCAATTACCCCAAGCTGTTATTACCCAAACAGCACCGCAAGTATTGCCATCAGTTTATAACGATACCGTAACGCTAAGCGCTGCAGACTCAACAGATCCAGATACTAATGGTCAAATTAATAGCTACTTGTGGCAATTAATATCAGGACCAGCCCTCAACATTAATAGTTTTACTAATTCTACTTTAAGCTTTAGCCACCCATTGCTTGAAAACCATACAAATCTAAAGTGGTCATTAACGGTTACCGATGATGAAGGAGGAGAATCAACCTCTGAATATGACATGACTTTAAATAAAACAGCGCAAGTTGTTATTGCCAATGCTGGAGCTGATCAGCAAGTTAACGAGTTTGATAAAGTAACCTTAGATGCAAGTAACAGCGCTGCCGCAACCAGTACTTATAAATGTGACTGGCAACAACTAACCGGCAAAGCGGAAACATTAGCTAATAGCAATCAATGTATTACTACTTTTTATGCCTCAGACATAGACACTAACGCCACTTTAAGTTTTGAAGTAATGGTTACAGATTCTAAAGGGCGCACCGCAAATGATAGCGTATTTGTAGATGTTGCACCTAAAGCGCTTGGGTTAATAAACGATACAGGTGTGGGGGAGTGCTACAACAATACTCAACGTATAAACTGTGTGAGTAAAGACTTTCCAAATCAAGATGCTGAGCTTGGCCGAGACAGCTTTGCGAATCGTTTAGCCAAAGTAGGGCAAGGTAATTTAGCATTTGATTACACCAAACTAAATGAGTTTGCAGATGAAGTTGCTGATGACGCACAAAACTTTAGTTGTATTCGCGACAACGTAACCGGTTTAGTGTGGGAGGTTAAAAGCCCTGCGTCAGGTGTGGTACCTAACACTACATTACGCGATGGGCAAAATCATTACACATGGTACCTTACAGAATCTGCTATTCCTCAGGTAGGCGGTGCAAGAGGCGCTGCTAACTCTAGTTGCCCAAGTAATACCGATTGCGGATTGCAAAGCTATATACAAGAAGTAAATGCGCTAGATTTTTGTGGTGGCACAAATTGGCGAGTACCCACTTACACCGAGCTACTAAGCTTAGTTGATTACGGCAAGCAAGGGCAAAATGTATTAATAGATGAGAGTATTTTCCCTAATATGCCTGCGGTTAGTTTACTGGGTCACTTGCGTTATTGGACCTCTCAAACAGCGGTTGATGGCACCAGTTTATCGCAAGCTTATATTATAGATATGAGCGATGGTAATGACCTTGCTTATCCAAAAAGTAATACTGCTTATGTTCGTTTAGTTAGAAGCCGTTAG
- a CDS encoding TonB-dependent receptor domain-containing protein, translating into MLNKTALGVAISAALSFTVSATVQPIEKITVTANKFEQPISNVLASVSVIDRADIEKSNVRDLPSLLASQAGFQINSNGGFGQNSGVSLRGSSSRHTLILIDGVRVGSATLGYKGISNIALNTIERIEVVKGSRAAVYGSDALAGVINIITRTADNIRLDATLGSNAYQSYQVAGGTNINDLSASFNAGIEKTDGFDVLQNHAPDEDAYENKNIGFNIAYNDDYLGKLTVQTQYNEGYARYDNQYSAADSSDESNDFENYQVSLGWNKSYENQIHHIALAFSSDSQDNTSEGVVSMYETKRNQIDYTGQYIVSDELNINGGLNWYKDKIETNAGNYDKDSREVFAGFLGAYYDDNTVLANIAVRQDHDQQFGDKTTYTAAVGYHLNQFATFRASQSTGFKSPTFNDIYFPGSGNPELKPETSENKELGLLLSYQDIALEVSIFRNDFDNKIAWAPTPAGPWQPTNINEARHEGIEFSFSQQLMGFEHAFNFTYLSAEDLETGQELAYVSKNTFNWSLNKGWGDFDAGIDLQYRGDRKGKLTDLSSYTLWNLVGNYQATEQLSFSLRVENLFDKQYDEVDAYGVDLDGDYINDEFYYYNTADRRLFIGAAYQF; encoded by the coding sequence ATGTTAAATAAAACCGCTTTAGGTGTGGCAATTTCGGCTGCACTTTCATTTACAGTATCTGCTACAGTGCAACCAATCGAAAAAATTACCGTTACAGCTAATAAATTCGAACAACCTATTAGTAATGTGCTGGCCAGTGTTAGCGTAATTGACCGTGCTGATATTGAAAAAAGTAATGTGCGAGATTTACCTAGTTTGTTGGCTTCTCAAGCTGGTTTTCAAATTAACTCAAATGGTGGCTTCGGCCAAAATTCAGGTGTTTCGCTACGCGGTTCAAGTTCACGCCATACGCTTATTTTAATTGATGGTGTTAGAGTTGGCTCGGCTACTCTTGGCTATAAAGGCATTAGCAATATTGCACTTAACACTATTGAGCGTATTGAAGTTGTTAAAGGTTCTCGCGCTGCTGTTTATGGCTCAGATGCCTTAGCTGGGGTGATTAATATTATCACTCGTACAGCCGATAATATTCGCTTAGATGCTACTTTAGGCAGCAATGCTTATCAAAGTTACCAAGTGGCGGGTGGAACAAATATAAATGATTTAAGTGCATCATTTAACGCTGGAATTGAAAAAACCGATGGTTTTGATGTACTGCAAAACCATGCACCAGATGAAGACGCTTATGAGAACAAAAATATTGGCTTCAATATCGCTTATAACGATGACTATTTAGGCAAGCTAACCGTACAAACTCAGTATAACGAAGGTTATGCTCGTTACGATAACCAGTACAGTGCAGCAGACAGCAGTGATGAAAGTAATGATTTTGAAAACTATCAGGTATCATTAGGGTGGAATAAAAGCTACGAAAATCAAATACACCATATAGCACTCGCATTTTCTAGCGATAGCCAAGATAACACCAGTGAAGGTGTGGTTAGTATGTACGAAACTAAGCGAAATCAAATTGATTATACTGGGCAGTATATTGTCTCAGATGAGCTTAATATTAATGGTGGCTTGAACTGGTACAAAGATAAAATAGAAACCAACGCAGGTAATTATGATAAAGATAGCCGTGAGGTTTTTGCTGGCTTTTTAGGTGCGTATTACGATGATAATACGGTTTTAGCTAATATCGCAGTTCGCCAAGATCATGACCAACAATTTGGTGATAAAACCACGTATACAGCAGCTGTAGGTTATCATTTAAATCAGTTTGCTACGTTTAGAGCAAGTCAAAGCACGGGCTTTAAATCGCCTACCTTTAATGATATTTATTTTCCAGGTTCAGGTAACCCAGAGCTAAAACCAGAAACGTCTGAAAATAAAGAATTAGGTTTGTTGTTAAGTTATCAAGATATTGCTTTAGAAGTGTCTATTTTCCGTAATGACTTTGACAATAAAATAGCCTGGGCACCAACACCTGCAGGTCCTTGGCAGCCAACAAATATAAACGAAGCACGCCATGAAGGCATTGAGTTTAGCTTTTCGCAACAGCTAATGGGTTTTGAGCATGCATTTAACTTCACTTACTTATCTGCAGAAGATTTAGAAACGGGCCAAGAGTTAGCTTATGTATCAAAAAATACCTTTAACTGGTCTTTAAATAAAGGGTGGGGAGATTTTGATGCGGGTATCGATTTGCAGTATCGTGGCGATAGAAAAGGTAAATTAACTGATTTATCTTCATATACATTATGGAACCTAGTCGGTAACTATCAAGCAACTGAGCAGTTAAGCTTTTCTTTACGGGTCGAAAACCTGTTTGATAAGCAGTACGATGAAGTTGATGCCTATGGTGTTGATTTAGATGGCGATTATATAAATGATGAGTTTTATTACTATAACACCGCGGACCGACGCTTATTTATTGGTGCGGCATACCAGTTTTAA
- a CDS encoding DUF1566 domain-containing protein has translation MKFKLITTFAAMSLSFNVIAGVCYDSVTQTTPTERFTINTDGTVSDSKTGLMWQRCSYGQVYNNATATCEGSTPSLTWQAALRGAVNDTTASYNDWQVPNIKELASIVEHRCTEPSINESVFLGTKLQNYWTNTSGVNTINSAWVYQFASGLNSLHAKTSSVYLRLMRYEK, from the coding sequence ATGAAATTTAAATTAATAACTACATTTGCGGCAATGAGTTTAAGCTTTAACGTAATAGCTGGGGTTTGTTATGACTCAGTTACGCAAACAACACCAACAGAGCGATTTACAATAAATACCGATGGCACAGTGTCAGATAGCAAAACAGGTTTAATGTGGCAGCGTTGTAGTTACGGACAAGTGTATAACAATGCTACAGCAACATGCGAAGGCTCTACACCATCATTAACCTGGCAAGCTGCATTGCGAGGCGCAGTTAACGATACAACAGCAAGTTATAATGACTGGCAAGTACCAAATATTAAAGAGTTAGCAAGTATTGTTGAACACAGGTGTACAGAGCCAAGTATTAACGAGTCGGTGTTTTTGGGCACAAAGCTACAAAACTATTGGACCAATACCTCAGGTGTAAACACGATTAACTCTGCTTGGGTATATCAGTTTGCCAGTGGACTAAATAGTTTGCACGCTAAAACCAGCAGTGTTTATTTACGCTTAATGCGCTACGAAAAATAA
- a CDS encoding efflux RND transporter permease subunit: MKITDISVKRPVFAIVINLLLLTFGLVAFSMLPLREYPDIETPIVNISTEYTGASAEIIETKITQVIENRISGIEGIKSINSSSRNGRSNITIEFDIKRDIDAASNDVRERVARAADSLPEQVRPPEVSKSNSDESPIVWFVLNSETMNSMQLSDYAQRFIVDRLAVVDGVSNVRIGGERKYAMKIWLNRQAMAARGITASDIEQTLRTENVELPAGEIESVDRDFTVRTARSYKDQRDFQNLVIKRGDDGYLVRLSEVADVHLEAADDESLFRGNGRNMIGLGIVKQAKANTLTVVDNARAELEKIKRNLPEGTTIEDSYDSSIFIKESINEVYSTLAISMGLVVLIIFIFLGNIRATLIPAVTVPVALVGSFMFLLAMGYSINLLTLLALVLAIGLVVDDAIVMLENIHRRIELGEPPLLAAYRGAREVGFAIIATTLVLISVFVPLVFMDGRIGALFTEFAMAVSAAVFFSSITALTLSPALYSKVLKASEKESKFSQSMNRFFAKVELSYRNSLASNMTRKWGLMISLLLAGFVSYSLFTQIPSELTPKEDRGTFFVMMSGPEGASYENNAANMSKIEERLMPYSESGELSRVLVRVPGWGGSGGVAIVGMADWDKRQRSTWVIMDEISTKLQEVTDVRAFAIMRRGIGGGGSSRPIEFVLQGNDYAQLADWRDRIIERAEKNPGLVRIDHDYKETFPQFLVSIDKNKAADLGISVSDVGRTLETMLGQRRVTTFIDRGEEYDVILKGTKEDFANPTDISNIYLKSRSGELVPLDSLISLKEEATASRLNRYNRMRAITLSANLADGYTLEQALNFLNKVAMEENDIDGAIDYKGESQLFYEGASAMTYVFILALTVTFLVLAAQFESFMHPFVIMLTVPLGLMGAMFGLWATGLTLNIYSQIGIVMLIGLSAKNGILIVEFTNQLRDKGVEFSEAILQAATQRLRPIIMTSLTTVMSAVPLVLASGPGAESRMVIGVVVFTGVVVSTLLTLFVVPAAYYALARNTQSPEFLQQKLDKQAAKKPFEEI; the protein is encoded by the coding sequence GTGAAAATTACCGATATTAGCGTTAAACGCCCCGTTTTTGCGATTGTAATAAATCTACTTTTACTCACCTTTGGGCTCGTTGCTTTTAGCATGCTGCCACTGCGTGAGTATCCTGATATTGAAACGCCTATTGTTAATATTAGTACCGAATATACAGGTGCTTCTGCAGAGATTATAGAAACCAAAATAACCCAAGTTATCGAAAACCGTATCTCGGGTATTGAAGGCATTAAAAGTATTAACTCATCGAGCCGTAATGGCCGCTCAAATATTACGATTGAGTTTGATATTAAGCGCGATATAGATGCTGCATCTAACGATGTGCGCGAACGTGTTGCCCGCGCCGCAGATAGCCTACCTGAACAAGTTCGCCCGCCAGAGGTGTCTAAGTCTAACAGCGATGAAAGCCCTATTGTATGGTTTGTGCTAAACAGCGAAACCATGAACTCAATGCAGTTATCTGATTACGCACAGCGCTTTATTGTAGATCGCTTAGCTGTTGTTGATGGTGTGTCTAACGTGCGCATTGGTGGTGAGCGAAAGTACGCCATGAAAATTTGGCTAAATCGCCAAGCAATGGCTGCTCGCGGTATTACTGCGAGCGATATAGAACAAACACTACGCACCGAAAACGTAGAGTTACCTGCAGGCGAAATTGAATCGGTTGATCGTGACTTTACTGTACGTACAGCCCGCAGTTATAAAGATCAACGCGACTTTCAAAACCTAGTAATAAAGCGCGGTGATGACGGTTACCTAGTACGCTTAAGCGAAGTGGCTGATGTACACCTAGAAGCCGCCGATGACGAGAGTTTATTTCGTGGTAATGGCCGCAATATGATTGGTTTAGGCATTGTAAAGCAAGCTAAAGCCAATACTTTAACTGTGGTTGATAACGCCCGTGCCGAACTTGAAAAAATAAAACGTAACCTGCCCGAAGGAACCACTATAGAGGATAGTTACGACTCATCTATATTTATAAAAGAATCGATTAATGAGGTATACAGCACCCTTGCTATTTCTATGGGCTTAGTTGTATTAATTATTTTTATATTTTTAGGTAATATTCGTGCCACCTTAATCCCTGCAGTTACTGTACCGGTGGCGCTAGTGGGTAGCTTTATGTTTTTACTCGCTATGGGTTATTCTATTAACTTACTTACTTTACTTGCACTGGTACTAGCAATCGGCTTAGTGGTTGATGATGCCATTGTTATGTTAGAAAACATTCATCGCCGCATAGAGCTTGGCGAGCCTCCTTTATTGGCCGCTTATAGAGGCGCGCGCGAAGTGGGCTTTGCAATTATTGCCACCACTTTAGTGCTTATTTCGGTATTTGTACCCTTAGTATTTATGGATGGCCGTATTGGTGCTTTATTTACTGAGTTTGCCATGGCGGTAAGTGCCGCAGTGTTTTTCTCAAGTATTACAGCACTTACTCTTTCACCTGCGTTATACTCTAAAGTATTAAAAGCTTCTGAAAAAGAAAGCAAATTCAGCCAGTCAATGAACCGCTTTTTTGCTAAGGTTGAACTTAGTTATCGTAACTCGCTTGCCTCTAATATGACCCGAAAATGGGGCTTAATGATCAGCTTGTTATTAGCCGGCTTTGTTAGTTATTCATTATTTACTCAAATACCGTCTGAGCTAACACCTAAAGAAGACCGTGGAACCTTTTTTGTTATGATGAGTGGCCCTGAAGGTGCCAGTTATGAGAACAATGCCGCTAATATGAGTAAAATTGAAGAGCGCTTAATGCCTTACTCTGAATCTGGTGAGCTAAGCCGTGTACTTGTTCGCGTACCTGGCTGGGGCGGCAGTGGCGGTGTAGCAATTGTAGGTATGGCCGATTGGGACAAACGCCAACGTTCTACCTGGGTAATAATGGACGAAATAAGCACTAAGCTGCAGGAAGTTACCGACGTGCGAGCCTTTGCTATTATGCGCAGAGGCATTGGCGGCGGTGGTTCATCACGCCCAATTGAGTTTGTACTACAAGGTAACGATTACGCACAACTAGCCGATTGGCGCGACCGCATTATAGAGCGCGCTGAGAAAAACCCAGGGCTGGTTAGAATTGATCATGATTACAAAGAAACATTCCCACAGTTTTTAGTCAGCATAGATAAAAACAAAGCAGCCGATTTAGGTATTTCTGTATCTGATGTAGGGCGTACACTTGAAACCATGCTAGGTCAGCGTCGTGTTACTACTTTTATAGATCGCGGCGAAGAGTATGACGTTATTTTAAAAGGCACTAAAGAAGACTTTGCCAACCCTACTGATATATCAAACATTTATCTTAAATCACGCAGTGGCGAGCTAGTCCCACTTGATAGCTTAATTAGCTTAAAAGAAGAAGCTACCGCATCGCGCTTAAACCGCTATAACCGTATGCGTGCTATTACTTTAAGCGCCAACTTAGCCGATGGTTATACACTTGAGCAGGCACTTAACTTTTTAAATAAAGTGGCCATGGAAGAAAACGACATAGATGGCGCGATTGACTACAAAGGCGAGTCGCAGTTGTTTTATGAAGGTGCTTCGGCTATGACCTACGTGTTTATTTTAGCACTTACGGTTACCTTTTTAGTACTAGCGGCACAGTTTGAAAGCTTTATGCACCCATTTGTAATAATGCTTACCGTCCCCCTTGGCTTAATGGGCGCTATGTTTGGCTTGTGGGCCACTGGCCTTACGCTCAATATTTACAGCCAAATAGGTATTGTGATGCTCATAGGGTTAAGTGCTAAAAACGGCATATTAATTGTTGAGTTTACTAACCAACTACGCGACAAAGGCGTAGAGTTTAGCGAAGCTATTTTACAAGCCGCTACGCAGCGCCTACGCCCTATTATTATGACCTCATTAACCACAGTTATGAGTGCTGTACCATTAGTTTTAGCCTCGGGGCCGGGTGCTGAAAGCCGTATGGTAATTGGTGTTGTAGTGTTTACCGGTGTTGTTGTATCAACCCTACTAACGCTGTTTGTAGTACCCGCTGCTTACTATGCACTTGCGCGCAATACACAGTCACCTGAGTTTTTACAGCAAAAACTTGATAAACAAGCCGCTAAAAAGCCATTCGAAGAGATCTAA
- a CDS encoding efflux RND transporter periplasmic adaptor subunit, with protein sequence MYSRQSGRALFPFIITLLVIFSVYLYLPASQGKQADFSQMATQVSAHTVTSQENAVMIEAIGSARANQAVYITSAQSDYVTNIFFEDGDLVSKGQKLVQLQSQQEQIAVKELNINLREEKRQLDRLTELSRSQSTAKSLLEEQLSRVDATQAQLESAKTKLAEMTITAPFSGMLGKREISIGAYVNNSSIITTLDDISIIKVDFKVPEKYLAQLATGMKVLTQNDAYPDQTFIGKVTHISSRIDSVTRSVEVTASFANNSGLLRPGMLLKTALELSSNQALMVPEKAIIPLQDKHYVFQILDGVANRIEVHIAGRNNGWVAVDEGLTDGEQIITEGLIKIRSGSKVSVKG encoded by the coding sequence ATGTACTCAAGACAATCAGGTAGAGCTCTTTTTCCATTTATTATTACACTACTCGTAATATTTAGCGTTTATTTATATTTACCCGCTAGCCAAGGTAAACAAGCCGATTTTTCACAAATGGCCACGCAAGTGTCTGCTCACACTGTTACCTCACAAGAAAATGCAGTAATGATTGAAGCTATTGGTAGTGCACGCGCTAACCAAGCTGTCTATATTACCAGCGCACAAAGTGATTACGTGACTAATATTTTCTTTGAAGATGGCGACCTAGTTAGTAAAGGCCAAAAGCTAGTACAACTGCAAAGCCAACAAGAACAAATTGCAGTAAAAGAGCTAAATATTAATTTACGCGAAGAAAAACGCCAACTCGATAGACTTACCGAACTTTCACGTTCGCAGTCAACAGCAAAGTCGCTACTTGAAGAGCAATTATCACGAGTTGATGCCACTCAAGCACAATTAGAAAGCGCTAAAACCAAACTGGCTGAAATGACCATTACCGCGCCGTTTTCTGGCATGTTGGGCAAACGTGAAATATCGATTGGTGCTTATGTAAATAATAGCTCAATTATTACCACGCTCGATGACATAAGTATCATTAAGGTAGACTTTAAAGTACCTGAAAAATATTTAGCGCAATTAGCTACTGGCATGAAAGTGCTCACTCAAAATGATGCTTATCCTGATCAAACCTTTATCGGTAAAGTAACTCATATTAGTTCGCGTATTGATTCAGTTACCCGTAGCGTAGAAGTAACCGCCAGCTTTGCAAATAATTCAGGTTTGCTACGCCCTGGTATGCTACTTAAAACAGCGTTAGAGCTAAGTAGTAACCAAGCATTAATGGTTCCAGAAAAAGCAATTATTCCGCTACAAGACAAACATTACGTATTTCAAATTTTAGACGGTGTTGCTAATCGTATTGAAGTGCATATTGCGGGCAGAAATAACGGCTGGGTTGCTGTTGATGAAGGCTTAACCGATGGTGAGCAAATTATAACTGAAGGGCTAATAAAAATTCGCTCTGGCAGTAAAGTTAGCGTGAAGGGATAA
- a CDS encoding ExeA family protein, which yields MYLSYFGLHEKPFSISPNPHYLFLSERHKEALAHLTYGLGEDGGFVLLTGEVGTGKTTITRSMLEKLPENTQVAMIHNPALSELELLASICDELKINYDAQNASLKSLTDVIKKHLEANNKAGGHTILIIDEAQLLAPDVLEQLRLLTNIETDHKKLLQIVLVGQPELQVLLKRNELRQLAQRITARYHLLPLTQGQTVAYIKHRLHIAGCDKGIFSLDAMQSVHQLTGGVPRLMNLVCERALVGAFAKQQLTIDSSIIKKSALESLPPDFIAANNAPPKTVPYWLYCSAFVALFAAGLGLSFIL from the coding sequence GTGTATTTAAGCTATTTTGGTTTGCATGAAAAACCCTTTTCAATCTCGCCTAATCCCCATTATTTGTTTTTAAGTGAGCGACATAAAGAAGCGTTAGCGCACCTTACCTATGGACTAGGTGAAGACGGCGGCTTTGTATTATTAACCGGCGAAGTGGGTACCGGTAAAACAACCATTACTCGCAGTATGCTAGAAAAACTGCCAGAGAATACTCAAGTTGCGATGATCCATAATCCGGCTTTATCAGAGCTTGAGCTCTTGGCCAGTATTTGTGATGAGCTTAAAATTAATTATGACGCACAAAATGCGAGTTTAAAAAGCCTTACCGATGTTATAAAAAAGCACTTAGAAGCAAATAATAAAGCGGGTGGGCATACCATACTTATTATTGACGAAGCGCAGTTACTTGCCCCCGATGTACTAGAACAACTGCGGCTACTAACCAACATAGAAACTGATCATAAAAAGCTATTACAAATAGTGCTGGTGGGGCAACCTGAGCTGCAAGTATTATTAAAACGAAATGAGTTAAGGCAGCTTGCACAACGTATAACAGCTCGCTATCACTTACTGCCTTTAACGCAAGGGCAAACGGTGGCATACATTAAGCATCGTTTACATATTGCAGGCTGCGATAAAGGTATTTTTTCGTTGGATGCAATGCAAAGCGTTCATCAACTTACCGGTGGCGTGCCACGATTAATGAACTTAGTGTGTGAGCGGGCGTTAGTAGGGGCATTTGCAAAACAGCAATTAACAATAGATAGCAGTATTATAAAAAAATCGGCTCTGGAGTCACTACCACCCGATTTTATTGCGGCTAATAATGCGCCACCTAAAACCGTGCCATATTGGCTGTATTGCTCTGCTTTTGTTGCTTTATTTGCAGCAGGCTTAGGGCTTTCATTTATTTTATAG